A single Terriglobales bacterium DNA region contains:
- a CDS encoding rhomboid family intramembrane serine protease, translating to MPSRGYTMSLSFPPFTHWVKRLILANAAIFFAVTVLNAFSPDTANQVIVIGGLKPVLVAHGFLWQLVTYSFLHAGLWHLFSNMLGLWMFGSQLESDWGGRQFLEFYFFCVVAAALVTVAVGYSGFLGADPRVRTVGASGGVFGILVAFAVLYGDRELMLFPFPFTIKAKYVVWGWIFITLISVFTPGPSGIAYFAHLGGALFGYLYLKFLPRRGLSYATSEKYFGIRNSYYRWKRRRAARKFEVYMRNHDRADYFDEHGNYRGPETKVPDKKNGESKSPWVN from the coding sequence ATGCCTTCCCGCGGATACACCATGTCGCTGTCGTTCCCCCCGTTTACCCATTGGGTGAAACGGCTGATACTGGCGAATGCCGCGATTTTCTTCGCGGTCACTGTTTTAAATGCATTCTCGCCGGATACAGCCAACCAGGTTATTGTCATCGGCGGCCTGAAGCCGGTCTTGGTAGCACATGGATTTTTGTGGCAGCTGGTTACCTATTCATTTCTGCACGCCGGCTTATGGCACCTTTTTTCAAATATGCTAGGACTATGGATGTTCGGTTCTCAGCTGGAGTCCGATTGGGGCGGCAGACAGTTTTTGGAGTTCTATTTTTTTTGCGTAGTCGCGGCAGCGCTGGTCACCGTGGCCGTGGGATACAGCGGATTCCTGGGCGCCGATCCCCGAGTGCGAACCGTCGGCGCCTCCGGCGGCGTGTTTGGAATCTTGGTGGCTTTTGCGGTCCTTTATGGTGACAGGGAACTGATGCTGTTTCCTTTTCCTTTCACTATTAAAGCCAAGTACGTGGTCTGGGGCTGGATATTCATAACTTTGATCAGTGTATTCACGCCTGGCCCCAGCGGGATCGCTTATTTCGCCCACCTTGGCGGTGCATTGTTCGGCTATCTCTATTTGAAGTTCCTGCCGCGTCGCGGGCTAAGCTATGCCACGTCGGAGAAGTATTTCGGGATCCGGAATTCGTACTATCGATGGAAGCGTCGCCGTGCTGCCCGCAAGTTTGAAGTCTACATGCGAAACCACGACCGTGCCGATTACTTCGACGAGCATGGCAACTACCGCGGGCCGGAGACCAAAGTTCCCGACAAGAAGAACGGCGAATCCAAATCGCCGTGGGTGAACTGA
- a CDS encoding alpha/beta family hydrolase → MASTSDSETTPGEQLPAPERLAEEAPSGVAVRGFLHRPLDASGNGMVLTHGAGGNCEAPLLRALADAFALAGFLVLRCDLPFRQARRFGPPRPGDAARDREGLQLAVASLRKNAPGRVFLGGHSYGGRQASMLLATDPTVADGLLLLSYPLHPPRKPEQLRTQHFPQLQRRALFVHGSRDEFASLQELETALKLIPAETRLLSIPGAGHDLGFGTKKSMPPDLPQTIVAAFKEFFD, encoded by the coding sequence GTGGCTTCCACATCCGATTCAGAAACCACGCCCGGCGAACAGCTGCCTGCTCCAGAGCGGCTTGCGGAGGAGGCGCCGTCGGGAGTTGCCGTCCGGGGATTCCTCCATCGTCCTCTCGACGCCTCCGGTAATGGAATGGTGCTGACCCATGGAGCGGGTGGGAACTGCGAGGCTCCACTGCTCCGCGCTTTGGCTGACGCGTTCGCCCTTGCTGGATTCCTCGTACTGCGGTGCGACCTTCCCTTTCGCCAGGCACGACGGTTTGGACCGCCACGGCCCGGCGATGCTGCGCGCGACCGCGAAGGTCTGCAATTAGCGGTGGCTTCGCTACGAAAAAACGCGCCCGGTCGGGTCTTCCTTGGCGGCCATTCTTATGGCGGTCGTCAAGCAAGCATGCTGTTGGCCACTGATCCCACGGTGGCGGATGGCCTGCTCTTGCTCTCTTATCCGCTGCATCCACCGCGCAAACCAGAGCAACTCCGAACCCAGCATTTTCCCCAGTTGCAGAGGAGAGCTCTTTTTGTGCACGGTTCGCGAGATGAATTCGCTTCTTTGCAGGAGTTGGAGACAGCCCTGAAGCTCATTCCTGCGGAGACCCGCTTGCTGTCGATTCCCGGCGCGGGACACGATTTGGGGTTTGGAACAAAGAAAAGCATGCCTCCAGATCTGCCGCAGACAATTGTTGCCGCGTTCAAAGAATTCTTTGACTAG
- the pyk gene encoding pyruvate kinase, which produces MEKGERGVSEHLIAEPEQVAETALSVRAERSPSAPGPGRRAKIICTLGPSSSSEAMIRELMRTGMDVARLNFSHGNHEEHARVIDRIRRAAEKEERTICILQDLQGPKMRTGRLKYRTAVALKAGSRVILTPRDLPGTASLISITFTDLAREVEPGSRILLSDGLIELRVKAIRGDDVECDVVNGGILAEHQGINIPGATLSVPSLTEKDYKDLEFGLTHDIDIVALSFVRSAEDVRRVKRLIGERKSDVPVIAKLEKPQAVEHLESILDVADGVMVARGDLGVEMPAERVPIIQKQVIGRAAEWRKPVITATQMLESMIDNPRPTRAEASDVANAIFDGTDAVMLSAETASGKYPREAVAMMARIVEAAEDHLLHLGMVRRRREHRNLSISEAICEAVAHAAQDLEMRAIAIFTETGNTARLISKYRPRTPVYAFAHVPEVCNRLNLFWGIRPINSDTALSVEQMVQTAEQELLRLRKVTPGNVVGVVAGTQQTSGSTNFMRFHVVTEPHPPERRKERRKPPFAARKKK; this is translated from the coding sequence GTGGAGAAGGGTGAGCGCGGCGTTAGTGAACATCTGATTGCCGAGCCCGAACAAGTCGCCGAGACTGCACTCTCGGTTCGTGCCGAACGTTCACCAAGCGCTCCGGGGCCCGGCAGGCGGGCCAAGATCATCTGCACACTGGGGCCTTCCAGTAGCTCAGAAGCCATGATCCGGGAACTCATGCGCACGGGAATGGATGTGGCACGACTCAACTTTTCTCATGGAAACCATGAAGAGCACGCTCGAGTAATCGATAGAATTCGCCGCGCCGCCGAAAAGGAAGAGCGTACTATTTGCATCCTGCAGGACCTGCAAGGTCCCAAGATGCGCACCGGCCGGCTGAAGTATCGCACTGCGGTGGCGCTGAAGGCAGGCTCTCGCGTAATCCTTACGCCACGCGATCTCCCGGGGACCGCCTCGCTGATTTCCATTACCTTTACCGATCTGGCGCGAGAAGTAGAACCCGGCTCCCGGATTTTGCTTTCAGATGGGCTGATCGAGCTGCGCGTCAAAGCCATTCGCGGTGACGACGTAGAGTGCGATGTCGTAAACGGCGGGATTCTGGCGGAGCACCAGGGCATCAACATTCCCGGTGCAACCTTGAGCGTTCCTTCGCTCACCGAAAAGGACTACAAGGACCTTGAGTTTGGTCTTACTCACGACATTGACATTGTCGCGCTCTCGTTCGTGCGTTCGGCGGAGGATGTGCGCCGTGTAAAGCGCCTGATTGGTGAACGCAAGAGCGATGTACCCGTGATCGCCAAATTGGAGAAGCCGCAGGCAGTCGAACACCTGGAGAGCATCCTGGACGTAGCGGACGGAGTCATGGTGGCGCGTGGCGATCTGGGAGTGGAGATGCCGGCAGAGCGCGTACCCATCATCCAAAAGCAAGTCATCGGTCGGGCGGCGGAGTGGCGCAAGCCGGTGATCACTGCCACGCAAATGTTGGAGTCAATGATTGATAACCCACGTCCGACCCGCGCTGAGGCCAGCGATGTGGCGAATGCAATTTTTGACGGAACCGACGCGGTCATGCTCTCCGCGGAAACCGCCAGCGGCAAATATCCGCGTGAGGCTGTCGCGATGATGGCTAGGATCGTGGAAGCCGCGGAAGATCACTTACTACACCTGGGCATGGTGAGGCGGCGGCGTGAGCACCGCAATCTCTCTATCTCAGAAGCAATTTGCGAAGCCGTAGCTCACGCCGCCCAGGACCTGGAAATGCGTGCCATCGCCATCTTTACGGAAACGGGGAACACGGCACGACTGATCTCGAAATATCGGCCGCGAACGCCGGTGTACGCCTTTGCCCATGTGCCTGAGGTGTGCAATCGTCTGAATCTGTTTTGGGGAATCAGGCCAATCAACTCGGATACGGCCCTCTCGGTTGAACAGATGGTGCAGACCGCCGAACAGGAACTGCTCCGGTTGCGCAAGGTCACTCCCGGCAATGTTGTCGGGGTGGTAGCCGGCACGCAGCAGACCTCAGGCTCAACCAACTTTATGCGATTTCATGTGGTCACGGAACCTCACCCACCTGAACGGCGGAAGGAGCGGCGAAAGCCCCCGTTCGCCGCGAGAAAAAAGAAATGA